The following are encoded together in the Methanocella sp. genome:
- the fba gene encoding class II fructose-1,6-bisphosphate aldolase, protein MIFATLKEVLDRARAGKYAVGAFNINDMEIAKAIGGAAKEERSPVILAVSPSAIKYAGIEYIYEIARVTADNSGVPTVLHLDHGTSFDDCIQCIRYGWSSVMFDGSKLPFEENVKQTADIVRIAHAAGVSVEAELGKLAGVEGHVSVEEKDAIFTNPGEAKLFVDRTGVDALAVAIGTSHGAYKFKGEANLDFPRLENIEKLVNMPIVLHGASGVPKYVLDKAAKYGAKLPGAAGVPNDAIKTAISLGVAKINIDTDIRLAMTAAIRQVLAEKPEEFDPRKIFGPAEDAMKAVAKGKMQLFGSSGRA, encoded by the coding sequence ATGATATTTGCCACTCTCAAGGAGGTCCTGGACAGGGCCAGGGCCGGTAAGTACGCCGTCGGGGCGTTCAACATCAACGACATGGAGATCGCGAAAGCCATTGGCGGGGCCGCGAAAGAGGAAAGATCGCCCGTGATTTTAGCCGTATCTCCGAGCGCCATTAAGTACGCCGGCATCGAGTACATTTACGAGATCGCGCGGGTGACGGCCGATAATTCGGGCGTTCCCACCGTGCTGCACCTGGACCACGGCACTAGCTTCGACGACTGCATCCAGTGCATCCGCTACGGGTGGTCGTCCGTCATGTTCGACGGCTCGAAGCTGCCGTTCGAGGAGAACGTGAAGCAGACCGCCGACATCGTGCGCATCGCCCACGCGGCGGGCGTGTCGGTGGAGGCCGAGCTGGGTAAATTAGCGGGCGTGGAGGGGCATGTCTCCGTGGAGGAGAAGGACGCGATCTTCACGAACCCCGGGGAGGCGAAGCTCTTCGTGGACAGGACGGGCGTGGACGCCCTGGCCGTGGCCATAGGCACGTCACACGGCGCCTACAAGTTCAAGGGCGAGGCGAACCTGGACTTCCCGAGGCTGGAGAATATCGAGAAGCTCGTGAACATGCCGATCGTTTTGCATGGCGCCTCGGGCGTCCCGAAGTACGTGCTGGACAAGGCCGCGAAGTACGGTGCAAAGCTGCCGGGCGCGGCCGGGGTCCCCAACGATGCCATCAAGACGGCCATCAGCCTGGGCGTGGCCAAGATCAACATCGACACGGACATCCGGCTGGCCATGACCGCGGCCATACGCCAGGTGCTCGCCGAGAAGCCGGAGGAGTTCGATCCGCGCAAGATATTCGGCCCCGCGGAGGACGCCATGAAGGCCGTGGCGAAGGGCAAGATGCAATTATTCGGAAGCTCGGGGAGGGCGTAG
- the carB gene encoding carbamoyl-phosphate synthase large subunit, whose amino-acid sequence MPRRQDVKKVLLIGSGPILIGQAAEFDFSGSQACRSLREEGIEVVLVNSNPATIMTDPESADAVYIEPITPDVVAQIIERERPDGILAGLGGQTGLNITSELAEMGVLEKYNVKILGTPLKAIYDTEDRDRFKHAMEAIGEKVPRSYACHTVDEAVAVIDKLGLPLIIRSAFTLGGTGSGVAHTVQDVRHIAELGLNKSRIHQILVEESVLGWKEFEYEVMRDASDTCITICNMENIDPMGIHTGESIVVTPSQTLSDADHQTLRSAAIKIIRALGIEGGCNIQFAWNDGDYRIVEVNPRVSRSSALASKATGYPIARIAAKIAIGLRLDEIQNKVTMETPASFEPTIDYVVVKIPRWPFDKFKNADKHITTSMKSTGEVMAIGRTYEEAYQKALNSLDISEFWGYGNWSRAEMSDLLKNPTHERMFVIYKALQTGAFTIDQIAKLTNIDPWFIRKIKNIVDMADTIKGNIDPEILRKAKRMGFTDEWIAQLRNTSPEAISDMRHKYGIIPTFKMVDTCAAEFAAKTPYYYSSYEQECELTPTDKKKVLIIGAGPIRIGQGIEFDYCTVHAVNALRESGIEAHIINNNPETVSTDFDVSDKLFFEPITLEHVMNIIEKERPYGVMVQFGGQTSVNMAIPLQMELNRRKDLNTIIIGTSPDNMNIAEDRDLWGRMMKEMGILQPEHGIAYSTDEAKVEAARIGYPILVRPSYVLGGRAMEIVYDEADLERYMTEAVKVSRKHPVLIDDFLEDATEIDVDAVSDGTDVLIGAIMEHIEEAGIHSGDSACVIPPQSLSKEVQDQVRDIVRKIALSLHVIGCVNIQMAFKDGKVYVLEANPRSSRTIPFVSKATGLPLAKIAAKVIIGYSLKDMGYTEEPKPKYVSVKEVVLPFDKLPGADPLLGPEMRSTGEVMGIDTDFGAAFFKAEQSAFNSLPLEGTVFISVRDEDKKEMARLAKMLSSSGLKLIGTTGTKKYLEAQGIPVTLISKVHEGSPNVIDLMRRGKVDLIINTPTSKMARKDGSRIRRAAIDFDVPYLTTIQAVRASADAITAMGKRKMSILSLNEYLGRTASPAPVADASKAREPAA is encoded by the coding sequence ATGCCCAGGCGACAGGACGTCAAAAAAGTGCTGCTCATCGGCAGCGGCCCTATTTTAATCGGCCAGGCGGCCGAGTTCGACTTTTCGGGCAGCCAGGCATGCCGCTCTCTGAGAGAGGAAGGCATCGAGGTCGTTTTAGTGAATTCTAACCCGGCGACTATCATGACGGACCCCGAGTCGGCGGACGCCGTCTACATCGAGCCCATAACGCCCGACGTGGTCGCCCAGATCATCGAGCGGGAGCGCCCGGACGGCATTTTAGCGGGCCTCGGCGGCCAGACCGGCCTGAACATCACGTCGGAGCTTGCCGAGATGGGCGTGCTCGAGAAATATAACGTTAAAATACTGGGCACCCCGCTGAAGGCCATCTATGATACCGAAGACCGGGACCGGTTCAAGCACGCCATGGAGGCCATCGGCGAGAAGGTGCCGAGGTCCTACGCCTGCCACACCGTGGACGAGGCCGTCGCCGTCATCGATAAGCTAGGATTACCCCTCATTATCAGGTCGGCTTTCACGCTGGGCGGCACGGGCAGCGGCGTGGCCCACACCGTCCAGGACGTCCGGCACATCGCAGAGCTAGGCCTCAACAAGTCCCGCATCCACCAGATCCTCGTCGAGGAGAGCGTTCTCGGCTGGAAGGAGTTCGAGTACGAGGTCATGCGGGACGCCAGCGATACCTGCATCACCATCTGTAACATGGAGAACATCGACCCGATGGGAATCCATACCGGCGAGTCCATCGTCGTCACGCCGTCGCAGACGCTGTCCGACGCTGACCACCAGACGCTCCGCTCGGCGGCCATCAAGATCATCCGCGCTCTCGGGATCGAGGGCGGCTGTAACATCCAGTTCGCCTGGAACGACGGCGACTACAGGATCGTGGAAGTCAATCCAAGAGTTTCACGGTCATCGGCGCTGGCAAGCAAGGCGACCGGCTACCCCATCGCACGCATCGCCGCCAAGATCGCCATCGGCCTCCGGCTGGACGAGATCCAGAATAAGGTCACCATGGAGACCCCCGCCTCGTTCGAGCCGACCATCGACTACGTCGTCGTAAAAATACCCAGGTGGCCCTTCGACAAGTTCAAGAACGCCGATAAGCACATCACCACGTCCATGAAGTCCACGGGCGAGGTCATGGCGATCGGAAGGACTTACGAAGAGGCGTACCAGAAGGCGTTGAATTCGCTGGACATCAGCGAGTTCTGGGGCTACGGGAACTGGTCCCGGGCCGAGATGTCCGACCTGCTTAAAAATCCAACGCACGAGCGCATGTTCGTCATCTATAAGGCGCTTCAGACTGGCGCTTTCACGATCGACCAGATCGCCAAGCTTACTAACATCGACCCCTGGTTCATCCGCAAGATAAAGAACATCGTGGATATGGCCGACACGATCAAGGGGAATATCGACCCGGAAATATTAAGAAAAGCGAAGCGCATGGGCTTCACTGACGAGTGGATCGCCCAGCTAAGGAACACCTCGCCCGAAGCCATCAGCGACATGCGCCACAAGTACGGCATCATCCCCACCTTTAAGATGGTCGACACCTGCGCCGCCGAGTTCGCCGCGAAGACGCCATACTATTATTCTTCATACGAGCAGGAGTGCGAGCTGACCCCTACCGATAAAAAGAAGGTGCTCATCATCGGCGCCGGGCCCATCCGCATCGGCCAGGGAATCGAGTTCGACTACTGCACCGTTCATGCCGTGAATGCGCTCCGGGAGTCGGGCATCGAGGCCCACATCATCAACAATAACCCGGAGACCGTCTCGACGGACTTCGACGTGTCCGACAAGCTGTTCTTCGAGCCCATCACGCTCGAGCACGTGATGAACATCATAGAAAAGGAGCGCCCCTACGGAGTCATGGTCCAGTTCGGCGGCCAGACCTCCGTCAACATGGCCATACCCCTCCAGATGGAGCTCAACCGGCGCAAGGACCTCAACACCATCATCATCGGCACCAGCCCGGATAACATGAACATCGCCGAGGACCGGGACCTGTGGGGCCGCATGATGAAGGAGATGGGCATCCTCCAGCCGGAGCACGGCATCGCCTACTCGACGGACGAGGCGAAGGTCGAAGCGGCCCGCATCGGCTACCCGATCCTCGTGAGGCCGTCATACGTTCTCGGCGGCAGGGCCATGGAGATCGTCTACGACGAGGCCGACCTGGAGAGGTACATGACCGAGGCGGTCAAAGTATCCCGCAAGCACCCGGTGCTCATCGACGACTTCCTCGAGGACGCCACGGAGATCGACGTGGACGCCGTCAGCGACGGCACTGACGTATTGATCGGCGCCATCATGGAGCACATCGAGGAAGCCGGCATCCACTCTGGCGACTCGGCATGCGTCATTCCCCCGCAATCGCTCTCGAAGGAAGTTCAGGACCAGGTGCGCGACATCGTGAGGAAGATCGCGCTCTCGCTGCACGTCATCGGCTGCGTCAACATCCAGATGGCCTTCAAGGACGGCAAGGTCTACGTCCTCGAAGCGAACCCGCGCTCGTCCCGGACGATACCGTTCGTGAGCAAGGCGACGGGCCTGCCGCTCGCAAAGATAGCCGCTAAAGTAATAATCGGATATTCATTAAAGGACATGGGCTACACGGAGGAGCCGAAGCCGAAGTACGTATCCGTGAAGGAGGTCGTGCTGCCCTTCGATAAGCTGCCGGGCGCGGACCCGCTGCTGGGCCCCGAGATGCGCTCGACGGGCGAGGTCATGGGCATCGATACGGACTTCGGCGCGGCGTTCTTCAAGGCCGAGCAGTCGGCCTTCAACTCGCTTCCGCTCGAAGGCACGGTCTTCATATCCGTCCGGGATGAGGACAAGAAGGAGATGGCCCGGCTGGCAAAGATGCTCTCTTCCAGCGGTTTAAAATTGATAGGCACCACGGGCACCAAGAAGTACCTGGAAGCCCAGGGCATCCCGGTGACGCTCATCAGCAAGGTCCACGAGGGCAGCCCCAACGTCATCGATTTAATGAGAAGGGGCAAGGTCGACCTGATCATCAATACGCCGACCTCCAAGATGGCGAGGAAGGACGGCAGCCGCATTCGGCGGGCCGCCATCGACTTCGACGTCCCCTACCTGACCACCATCCAGGCCGTCCGGGCGTC
- the carA gene encoding glutamine-hydrolyzing carbamoyl-phosphate synthase small subunit, whose product MKAVLGLEDGTCVPGEGFGREGTTLGELVFATPYTGYEEALTDPSYKGQILLFTYPLIGNYGVNDANFQSDGIKAEALVVREKCAHPSHPRFKRSLDAFLTDEKISGIAEVDTRMLTIKTRTYGTMRSALIVGSDDGERAVELAKNSRPDPLLVEKVTCRQPYEIKGSGPRVVVMDFGAKRNIINSLARRNAYVIVVPANTSYEAIKDYKPDVILLSNGPGDPQDAKNGISVARQAAGQLPVFGICLGHQIIGLAMGASTYKLKFGHRGANQPVIDLIDKKVYITSQNHGYAVDPKSVEGTGLQMTQVNANDGTVEGMKNDKMRIMSVQYHPEASPGPRDTNWFFDTLLKKAGEW is encoded by the coding sequence ATGAAGGCAGTATTAGGGTTGGAAGACGGCACCTGCGTGCCCGGGGAAGGGTTCGGCCGCGAAGGCACGACCCTCGGCGAACTGGTTTTTGCGACTCCGTACACCGGCTACGAGGAAGCGCTCACCGACCCTTCGTATAAGGGCCAGATTCTTCTTTTCACTTATCCTTTAATCGGTAACTATGGCGTCAACGACGCCAACTTCCAGTCGGACGGCATCAAGGCCGAGGCTCTGGTTGTCCGTGAGAAATGCGCCCATCCGTCTCACCCGCGCTTTAAGAGGTCCCTGGACGCCTTCCTTACTGACGAGAAAATATCGGGCATCGCCGAAGTGGACACGCGCATGCTCACCATAAAGACCCGGACCTACGGCACCATGCGTTCCGCGCTCATCGTCGGCAGCGACGACGGCGAGAGGGCCGTCGAGCTGGCGAAGAACTCCAGGCCGGACCCGCTGCTCGTCGAGAAGGTCACCTGCCGGCAGCCCTACGAGATCAAGGGCAGCGGCCCGAGGGTCGTCGTCATGGACTTCGGCGCCAAGAGGAACATCATCAACAGCCTGGCGCGCAGGAACGCGTACGTGATCGTTGTGCCGGCGAATACGTCTTACGAAGCCATCAAGGATTATAAGCCGGACGTAATATTACTGTCTAACGGCCCCGGCGACCCGCAGGACGCGAAGAACGGCATCTCAGTGGCCAGGCAAGCAGCGGGGCAGCTTCCCGTGTTCGGCATCTGTCTCGGGCACCAGATCATCGGGCTGGCCATGGGCGCCAGCACCTATAAGCTCAAATTCGGCCACCGTGGCGCCAACCAGCCGGTAATCGACCTCATCGACAAAAAGGTCTATATCACCAGCCAGAACCACGGCTATGCCGTCGACCCGAAGAGCGTCGAGGGGACCGGTTTGCAAATGACGCAGGTCAACGCCAACGACGGCACGGTCGAGGGGATGAAGAATGATAAGATGCGCATCATGAGCGTCCAGTACCACCCGGAGGCGAGCCCCGGGCCCCGGGATACGAACTGGTTCTTCGATACGTTACTGAAAAAGGCAGGTGAGTGGTAA